A genomic window from Rhizobium sp. EC-SD404 includes:
- a CDS encoding DNA polymerase IV: MGDAVLSFCRDCLRPAVSSGRFCHACGSPRLVRHPELDRLSIAHIDCDAFYAAVEKRDNPELADKPVIIGGGKRGVVSTACYIARISGVRSAMPMFKALEACPEAVVIKPNMEKYVAVGREVRRMMESLTPLVQPISIDEAFLDLTGTEKLHRDSPARTLARFATRVQNEIGITVSVGLSYCKFLAKVASDLDKPRGFAVIGEADALEFLADKPVTMVWGVGKAFADKLAADGIRSIGQLQRMEEGALMARYGSMGQRLYRLSRGRDERVVEPREAAKSVSAETTFNSDLGRPDDLVPVLRALSETVAHRLKASGIAGQTVVLKLKTADFRIRTRNRRLDDPTRYADRIFRTGLSLLEREMDGTKFRLLGIGVSDLTDLARADMPDLVDPLAGRRAIAESAMDSVRAKFGRSSVETGYTFGRGNRGRPERDDA; encoded by the coding sequence ATGGGTGACGCCGTCTTGAGCTTCTGCCGGGATTGTCTGCGGCCGGCCGTCTCCAGCGGCCGCTTTTGCCATGCATGCGGCAGCCCGCGACTCGTGCGCCATCCCGAACTCGATCGGCTGTCGATCGCCCATATCGACTGCGACGCATTCTATGCCGCCGTGGAAAAACGCGACAACCCCGAGCTTGCCGACAAGCCGGTGATCATCGGCGGCGGCAAGCGGGGCGTCGTTTCCACGGCCTGCTACATCGCCCGCATCTCCGGCGTCCGCTCGGCCATGCCGATGTTCAAGGCGCTCGAGGCCTGTCCCGAGGCGGTCGTCATCAAGCCGAACATGGAGAAATACGTTGCTGTCGGCCGTGAAGTGCGGCGGATGATGGAATCGCTGACCCCGCTGGTACAGCCGATCTCCATCGACGAAGCGTTTCTTGATCTCACGGGAACGGAGAAACTGCACCGGGACAGCCCTGCCCGAACGCTGGCGCGCTTTGCGACGCGCGTCCAGAACGAGATCGGCATCACCGTCTCGGTCGGGCTTTCCTACTGCAAGTTTCTCGCGAAGGTCGCCTCCGATCTCGACAAACCACGGGGCTTTGCGGTCATCGGCGAAGCCGATGCGCTCGAGTTTCTGGCCGACAAGCCCGTGACGATGGTCTGGGGCGTGGGCAAGGCCTTCGCGGACAAGCTCGCCGCCGACGGCATCCGCTCGATCGGCCAGTTGCAGCGCATGGAGGAAGGCGCTCTCATGGCGCGCTACGGCTCCATGGGCCAGCGGCTTTACCGCCTTTCACGCGGGCGCGACGAGCGGGTCGTCGAACCTCGCGAGGCCGCCAAGAGCGTTTCGGCCGAAACGACCTTCAACAGCGACCTTGGCCGTCCCGACGATCTCGTGCCTGTTCTTCGCGCTCTTTCCGAGACGGTGGCACATCGATTGAAGGCATCGGGCATCGCCGGGCAGACCGTGGTGCTGAAGTTGAAGACGGCGGATTTTCGCATCCGCACCCGCAACCGGCGTCTGGACGACCCGACGCGCTATGCCGACCGAATCTTTCGCACCGGCCTGTCTCTGCTCGAACGTGAAATGGACGGAACGAAATTCCGGCTCCTGGGCATCGGCGTCTCCGATCTCACCGATCTTGCCCGTGCCGACATGCCGGATCTCGTCGATCCGCTGGCAGGCCGCCGGGCCATTGCCGAAAGCGCGATGGACAGCGTGCGGGCCAAATTCGGGCGGTCGAGCGTCGAAACCGGATACACGTTCGGCCGGGGCAATCGCGGCCGTCCAGAGCGGGACGACGCTTAA
- a CDS encoding ABC transporter ATP-binding protein produces MVLDTAPYVLQLQQVERHYNQGDTELAILRGADFSLKRGEIVALVAPSGAGKSTLLHVAGLLEKPDAGEVLLAGDPCSNLTDEQRTDRRRSDIGFVYQFHHLLPEFTALENIMMPQLIGGLPEKEASERAAQLLDYMRIGHRAGHRPSELSGGEQQRVAIARAVANAPLILLADEPTGNLDPETAGYVFEALEALVRQSGLAALIATHNHELAGLMDRRVTLSEGLVVDF; encoded by the coding sequence ATGGTCCTCGATACCGCACCCTATGTGCTGCAACTTCAGCAGGTCGAACGGCACTACAACCAGGGCGACACCGAGCTCGCGATTCTGCGCGGCGCCGACTTTTCGTTGAAGCGCGGCGAGATCGTCGCGCTTGTCGCACCGTCGGGCGCGGGCAAGTCGACGCTGCTTCACGTCGCGGGTCTCCTGGAAAAGCCGGATGCCGGTGAAGTGCTTCTGGCTGGCGATCCCTGTTCCAACCTGACCGATGAGCAGCGGACGGATCGCCGGCGCAGCGATATTGGCTTCGTCTACCAGTTTCACCATCTGCTGCCCGAGTTTACGGCGCTCGAAAACATCATGATGCCGCAGCTGATCGGCGGGTTGCCGGAGAAGGAAGCCTCGGAGCGCGCCGCGCAGCTGCTGGATTACATGCGGATCGGCCATCGCGCCGGCCACAGGCCGTCGGAGCTTTCAGGCGGCGAACAGCAGCGCGTGGCGATCGCCCGCGCCGTGGCGAACGCACCGCTCATTCTGCTTGCCGACGAGCCCACCGGAAACCTCGATCCCGAGACGGCCGGCTACGTTTTCGAGGCTCTGGAAGCATTGGTGCGGCAATCCGGTCTCGCGGCACTGATCGCGACGCACAACCACGAGCTGGCTGGCCTGATGGACCGCCGGGTTACGCTGAGCGAAGGCCTCGTCGTCGACTTCTAG
- a CDS encoding L,D-transpeptidase family protein → MDRRSFLGLLSVALLAPGGIRKAAASGSRQPLTICVSLDTQRLVVFSGVDEIASSPISSGKAGHATPTGIFSILDKRTFHRSNIYSNAPMPHMQRLTWSGIALHASNHVPGYPASHGCVRMPDGFARDLFAMTQLQAHVIITRESISPQSIRHRTLPDALSPYDRLMAGNLELRLDTLDPHADGVEVASAGQMNATANDAGSVEPRSPLRLFLTRRTHRELTRDAQQLLNTLGFDAGAADGFAGPRTTDALRRFQREAGLTPSGSLSKADIDGLYEAAGKGDVPAGHLYARRDFTPIFDMPVHLKAPERPLGAHLATVSAITAGRATWSGLTLTDRPAPSVAGLTALDPETALTATQVDLASTLDRLQLTPSVAERLSRELTVGSSLAISDNGLGTETGKGTDFIVLTRRG, encoded by the coding sequence ATGGATCGACGATCTTTTCTGGGCCTTCTGTCCGTCGCGCTTTTAGCGCCCGGCGGCATTCGCAAAGCCGCTGCTTCAGGAAGCAGGCAACCGCTGACGATCTGTGTGTCGCTCGATACGCAGCGCCTCGTCGTCTTTTCCGGTGTCGACGAGATCGCGTCCTCGCCGATCTCCAGCGGCAAGGCCGGGCATGCGACGCCAACGGGCATCTTCTCGATCCTCGACAAACGAACCTTCCACCGTTCGAACATCTATTCGAATGCGCCGATGCCGCATATGCAGCGGCTCACCTGGTCAGGCATCGCGCTTCATGCATCCAACCATGTCCCCGGGTATCCCGCATCGCACGGATGCGTGCGCATGCCGGATGGCTTTGCGCGCGACCTCTTCGCCATGACGCAGTTGCAGGCCCATGTGATCATCACGCGCGAAAGCATCAGCCCGCAATCCATTCGGCATCGCACTTTGCCGGACGCGCTCTCGCCCTACGACCGGCTGATGGCCGGCAATCTGGAACTGCGGCTGGATACGCTTGATCCACACGCCGACGGGGTGGAAGTGGCGTCTGCGGGTCAGATGAATGCAACGGCCAATGATGCGGGATCGGTCGAGCCACGATCGCCGCTGCGGCTCTTCCTCACCCGCCGCACTCACCGCGAACTCACTCGCGACGCGCAGCAACTGCTCAACACGCTCGGTTTCGATGCCGGCGCGGCCGATGGGTTTGCAGGTCCGAGAACCACCGACGCACTGCGCCGGTTCCAGAGAGAAGCGGGACTGACGCCCTCCGGCTCTCTGTCCAAGGCCGATATCGACGGCTTGTACGAGGCGGCGGGAAAGGGCGACGTGCCAGCCGGGCATCTTTACGCGCGGCGCGACTTCACGCCGATCTTCGACATGCCCGTGCATCTGAAAGCGCCGGAGCGCCCGCTGGGGGCGCATCTGGCCACGGTGTCGGCGATCACAGCCGGCAGGGCGACATGGTCCGGATTGACCCTGACCGATCGGCCTGCCCCATCCGTCGCCGGATTGACCGCACTGGATCCCGAGACGGCGCTGACTGCCACTCAGGTCGATCTGGCATCGACGCTCGACCGACTGCAGCTGACGCCGTCTGTTGCCGAGCGCCTGTCACGAGAACTGACGGTCGGCTCGTCGCTGGCCATCTCCGACAACGGCCTCGGCACGGAAACCGGCAAAGGCACCGATTTCATCGTGCTGACGCGGCGGGGATGA